A single Lactuca sativa cultivar Salinas chromosome 8, Lsat_Salinas_v11, whole genome shotgun sequence DNA region contains:
- the LOC111893661 gene encoding protein UNUSUAL FLORAL ORGANS has product MEVFDHTHYVTTFPFSYPFATTTTFTTNPPWMDSRIWSRLPQSLVDRVIAFLPPPAFFRARSVCKRWYSLLFSHTFLQMYLQINPKPYFFIFFKQKTTQPKTTTTTTIFKTTNTTAADSVVPQEGYIFDPETLSWHRLVFPLIPHGFSPTCSSGGLICWVSDEAGSKGLLLSNPLFSSLVTPLPSTLRPRLFPSVGLSITNTSIDVMVAGDDMISPYAVKNLSTESFHVDLGGFYSIWGTTSSLPRLCSLESGRMVYVQQQGGSAGKFYCMNYSPFSVLGYDMGRNEWCKIQAPMRRFLRSPSLIESRGKLVLLAAVEKSKLNVPRSLRMWALQSCGTTWVEIERMPQQLYAQFAELEGGRGFTCVGNGEFVVVMIMGTAPEKALLFDFGKKRWVWIPPCPFVSGGGGGVELNGFVYEPRLVTPVTGLLDQLTTINPF; this is encoded by the coding sequence ATGGAAGTTTTTGATCACACCCATTATGTCACCACCTTTCCGTTTTCTTATCCTTTCGCCACTACTACCACCTTCACCACCAATCCTCCATGGATGGACAGCAGGATATGGAGTAGACTCCCTCAAAGTCTTGTTGATCGAGTCATCGCCTTCTTGCCACCACCTGCGTTCTTCCGAGCTCGATCTGTATGCAAGAGATGGTACTCTCTCTTATTCTCTCACACCTTCCTTCAAATGTATCTTCAGATCAACCCAAAACCCTACtttttcatcttcttcaaacaAAAAACCACTCAACctaaaaccaccaccaccaccaccatctttaaAACCACTAACACCACCGCTGCCGATAGCGTTGTCCCTCAGGAAGGTTACATCTTTGATCCCGAAACGCTTTCGTGGCATCGTCTCGTTTTCCCATTAATCCCACATGGGTTTTCTCCGACGTGTTCCTCTGGTGGACTCATCTGTTGGGTGTCTGATGAAGCAGGTTCGAAAGGCCTGCTCCTTTCAAACCCCCTCTTCTCATCTCTAGTGACTCCACTTCCTTCTACCTTGAGGCCTAGGCTTTTTCCTTCCGTAGGGTTATCCATAACAAACACTTCAATAGATGTTATGGTAGCTGGGGACGACATGATATCTCCTTACGCCGTCAAGAATTTGAGTACTGAAAGCTTCCACGTAGACCTGGGTGGTTTTTATTCCATCTGGGGCACCACTTCTTCTCTTCCAAGACTATGCAGCCTGGAGTCTGGCAGGATGGTGTACGTCCAGCAACAAGGAGGTTCAGCAGGTAAATTCTACTGCATGAACTACAGTCCTTTCAGTGTGTTGGGTTACGATATGGGACGAAATGAATGGTGTAAGATCCAGGCTCCTATGAGGAGGTTTCTGAGATCCCCAAGTCTGATTGAGAGCAGAGGGAAGCTGGTGTTGCTAGCGGCGGTGGAGAAGAGCAAGCTTAATGTGCCGAGGAGTCTGAGAATGTGGGCACTGCAGAGCTGCGGGACAACATGGGTTGAGATAGAAAGGATGCCGCAGCAGCTGTATGCTCAGTTTGCGGAGTTGGAAGGAGGGAGAGGGTTCACTTGTGTTGGAAACGGGGAGTTTGTGGTGGTGATGATTATGGGAACGGCACCGGAGAAggcgttgttgtttgattttgggAAGAAGAGGTGGGTTTGGATTCCTCCGTGCCCTTTTGTTAGCGGCGGCGGTGGAGGCGTCGAGTTGAATGGCTTTGTGTACGAGCCTAGACTTGTTACGCCTGTGACTGGACTTCTTGATCAGCTGACTACGATTAATCCCTTTTAG